A part of Arthrobacter dokdonellae genomic DNA contains:
- a CDS encoding FAD-binding oxidoreductase codes for MTALPNDGGVHALLTACRIVSTDPQERARAAVDRSGYVPGSIPDGVVYAESVDDVVQALRLATRHRVSIVPRGAGTGLAGGSSATAGTVVLDVSRMNRILSIDPVEQQAVVQPGVLNADVNAAASQHGLFYAPDPASTAICSIGGNVATNAGGMWCAKYGVTRESVLSLQVVLADGRILKTGRNTIKGVSGYDLNALLIGSEGTLGVVVEATLRLRPKPLHTATVAAYFADAPAAAQAASAIVEARIQPAILEFIDGATLAAVDAMMGTDHSSRGNAFLLAQTDGYGALLEQRVLVEAITPFATSVEQTDDDARAAELVAARRNAIPALQRLGRVSIGDIGVPRNRLAEAVEGLAEISKRTGVKIFVIAHAADGNLHPMVVVGQDESITEGPAKAALGEMFRLARRLGGTLTGEHGIGLLKQEWLEEEVGGLSLDLQHKIKAVFDPLGILNPGKGI; via the coding sequence CAGCATTCCTGACGGCGTTGTTTACGCCGAGTCCGTGGACGACGTGGTCCAGGCCCTGCGGCTGGCCACCCGCCACCGGGTTTCCATCGTGCCGCGAGGTGCGGGCACCGGCCTGGCCGGCGGGTCCTCGGCCACGGCGGGGACCGTGGTGCTGGATGTCAGCCGGATGAACCGGATCCTCTCGATTGACCCGGTGGAGCAGCAAGCGGTGGTGCAGCCGGGCGTGCTGAACGCCGACGTCAATGCCGCCGCCTCACAGCACGGACTGTTCTATGCCCCGGACCCGGCCAGCACGGCGATCTGTTCGATCGGCGGCAATGTGGCCACCAACGCCGGAGGGATGTGGTGCGCCAAGTACGGGGTGACGCGCGAGTCCGTGCTCTCGCTGCAGGTGGTGCTGGCCGACGGACGGATCCTGAAAACCGGCCGGAACACCATCAAGGGCGTCAGCGGCTACGACCTGAACGCGCTGCTCATCGGCTCGGAGGGAACCCTCGGCGTGGTGGTCGAGGCGACGCTGCGCCTGCGTCCCAAACCATTACATACCGCCACCGTGGCTGCCTACTTCGCGGACGCTCCCGCGGCCGCCCAGGCCGCCTCGGCCATCGTTGAGGCCCGGATCCAGCCGGCCATCCTGGAGTTCATCGACGGCGCCACCCTGGCCGCCGTCGACGCGATGATGGGCACCGACCACAGCAGCCGGGGCAACGCGTTTTTGCTGGCCCAGACGGATGGTTACGGCGCCCTGCTGGAGCAGCGGGTGCTGGTCGAGGCGATCACCCCGTTTGCCACCTCCGTGGAGCAGACCGACGACGACGCGCGGGCCGCCGAGCTGGTCGCGGCGCGCCGCAATGCCATCCCCGCCTTGCAACGGCTGGGACGTGTCTCCATCGGGGACATCGGGGTCCCACGCAATCGACTGGCCGAGGCGGTTGAGGGTCTGGCCGAGATCTCAAAGCGGACCGGGGTGAAGATCTTCGTGATCGCCCACGCCGCGGACGGCAACCTGCACCCCATGGTCGTGGTCGGCCAGGACGAATCCATCACCGAGGGTCCCGCCAAGGCTGCACTGGGCGAAATGTTCCGCCTGGCCAGGCGACTTGGCGGGACCTTGACCGGGGAACACGGCATCGGCCTGCTGAAGCAGGAATGGCTCGAAGAGGAAGTCGGAGGCCTCTCCCTTGACTTGCAGCACAAGATCAAGGCCGTCTTCGACCCGCTGGGCATCCTGAACCCCGGCAAGGGAATTTGA